TCCACAAACAATTCTTTGAATATATATCATTGGATATTTTCACTTCAGTCTCTATGTCCAAACACATGCATGAGGATATTTGTTGGCTAGCCCTATCCAGAAGCCTATATCTGATTCTGCTTCCTTTCCACCGTACCTGGTCTGTTGATCGCTCCACAGTTATCTCTAACGATGATAAGCTGAGAATGATCAACATTAACGTCTTGAGACGAGCCCCGTGCTCTGTTGGAGTCTTTATCTATCGCAAACCCATCGTGGAACATCATATGGCTGAGTATGACAGCAAGGTACTGATATTATCCAAATAACACATTTCGATTTTTAATTTAGTTCTAAAAGTCTATCTATCATTTTTGCCTAGTTCTAAAAGtcgaaattttataaaacaagatacattcaattttaaaagaaatacttTTGCAggtaatgcaaaaaaaaaaaaaaaaaatcgacggaaagttttttgttttttatcagTTTATTTGGTGTTTgcaataaacatgaaaatgaaaaaaaggcAAGTGTGTAACCTTATCAAGCTCTTGTCTATGCagatatgtttaatttttaacGATGGAAAGGACGATAGAGAGGCTTTGGCGGTAACTAATCGAATGAGACTGACAGAGAAGCGGATAAGCCTCACTATCATAAGATTCATTCCAAAAATTTCTGAAATAGAGAACCAGTACTTGGGGGAGAATTTCCAAATGGTTAGCCTGAAGGAGACCGTGACTAACATCATTGGGTTCGACGTCAAGGAAAATGATGACTATGTGACATATATCGATACAACGGTTTCCGATGGATCTGAGACCTCCAAAATCTTGCGATCCATGGCCAATGATTATGACTTGTTTGTAGTTGGGAGAAGCAGCGGAGTAGGTACTGAGGTTACAAACGGAATTAGCGAGTGGGCAGAGTTTGATGAATTGGGACCCATTGGAGATTTATTAGCATCACATGAGTTTCCTTCTAGAGCGTCAGTGCTGGTTGTACAAAAACAAGAATACATTCATAGTGCCAAAAGCAAAAGAGGGTTATCTAAGTCATGATGCATGTGAGCTATGTTCACTGCTCAGCTCCTGTGCTTGTCATAAAAATAGTTTAGGATGTACAAAATGTGTGAAGTTATATGGATTCGATTTTCTTCTGAATTTGATAACTTAAAGATTTTGATCGCTTCTTAGATTTTGATCGCTTCTTAGATTATCAAAATTAGACTACTTTTACTTTATAGAAGGTGTCCGACGATTCAATTCAAACCAAGAACCGCCAACCATCttcatattatatttgtttttacatcaaaaaaaacattctatCAAATTTAATTAGAACAACGAATAATATTGtgcgtcaaaaaaaaaaaaaagaacaacgaataataaagaataataaataagttCCTATGACAAAACAGTTCTCCTAGCTGAATGATCAGCACCATCTTCATAATACTATTTACAAATTAAccccttttttttatcaaaacaaattaaccctttaaaaaaaaaatttaaccctAAAGAACATAAGGAGCCATCGGTAGAGCTTGCATGATCCTCTTCCAACTATAGCTGCCATTGCTATAACAATTCAGAAATAGATTATCTTATAATAACACGATCCTTTTAACACATataccgaaatagaaaaaaaaacgttaTAATTAAGAAACCATTTAGAGTGTCCTGATTAATGAGATCATGATATTTTAAAGCAATACAAAACTTACAAACGCCATAAGAGACGGAGATAACACATGGACACTATATTTATCCACAATTTCTGATTATCTTAGAGATATTTATGGGATTTAAGAAACCATTTGACCGGTCTTTTTAGTTCTTCCTTTGACTGGAAAACAAAGAATTTTCATTGATAAAAAATTGTTCCAGATGGATGCACAAGAGGAGACTTGGCATAAAGGGATGTTGGAGGCCCATAtgaaaagagaagaaatggGGAAAAATATGATTTGTGATGTAAGTCCACATATAATGTTGAACTCACGCGGTGCCTGGGAGAAACTGGCTTCTGGATCTGAAGGATTACCATTCTGGGAGTACCCTCTTCCTAAACTAGAGATCATAATTCTCTCCACGTTCATATCCTGGCGTTTCTTTGATATCTTGTTCAAGAAGTTAGGTGTTCCTATTCCAAGGTTCACCTCCATGATGCTTGTAAGTATTTATGTGCTTAAAGTATTTCGATATGATCGGATAATATAAGGACAGGTTCTGAAATTTTGggaattttaaacaatttagtaaaaactttagtaattaaaaaacaattgagggatctatgtatatatattaactaaaaAAGGGCATAAGGCTAATGTATCACTTGGTTCATGACCAGCAGCTCTGATCATATAACAATGTTCTCTTGTTCTTGAAAGGTTGGGGCAGTCTTAAGTGAGTCGTTTCAGCCGATGCAGATGTCATGGTTTCGACACATTTTTATCCCTGACGATTATATGCCAAATGTTGCTGAGACCATTGGTACATTTGCTTTTACTCTAAATTGGTTCCTAAGAGGTGTGACTACAAATGTTAGCATGCTAAAAAAGTCCAAAACCAAGAGTACTGCAATTGGAGTCACCTCAATGATAATCCCATGGTATATTGGAAAAATCGTTTATTCATCTAGAGAGAAATCAAGTATCCTAACCATGACCCGTATGGAGTATTCTATAAGTATATTCACCATGAGCATGGCGCCATTCACTTGCATCAACATGCTCCTTACCGACCTCAAAGTAGTTCACACTGAGTTCGGCCAAATCGCTCAGTCTTCAGCAATGGTAATCGATGTACTCGCTTTTGCCATGAGCGTATGGGCTAACGTTAGCTACAGTTATAGAATTGGTATGCGGATGGGAGTTGCTTTAATgatcttctttgttttcttgtacCTTGTGCGACAAGCAATGCTTTGGGTGGTCAGGCATACACCAGAGGGAACACCTGTGAAAAGCATTTATCTCTACATTGGTCTCTTGCTAGCTTACTTGTCTCACATTTACTGGACTCGCTTCTTGTTCTTCGGACCGTTGGGTGCGTTTGTTCTTGGTTTGGCTATCCCAGACGGACCACCATTAGGATcagtatttataaaaaaattcgacAGTTTCAATGAGGGCATATTCTTACCACTCTTTGGATCATTTACCATGATGAAATTAGATTGGTCGTTTCTAATAAAGGAGATTGGAAGTGGAAAGTTTCTCCATGGACATACCTATGAGTGTTTTTCATTCCTTCTCGTCTTATACGTAGCGAAGTTCGTGACTTCTTTCCTCTCAGCCATAGCTGCAAGGATGCCACTGAGAGACTCAGTTATTCTAAGTATCATTATGGGCACCAAGAGTAGTTTCGAGCTGGCCTACGTGCTCCAAGCCTTCGAAAAAGAGGTAAGAATCTTGTTGCTATAGTTATATAACTTAATTCATTAGGCGAATCCATTAAATAACACACAAAATTTGtgacaataataagtaaataacaaattttcaaaatagtgGTTCATTCACTCGGGTTTGGTACGCTTTCTAACTTGTTCATTATATAGCACTAATTGCGTTTTTCCCGGAGCCGACTGTcggcatattaaaaaaatttaaataatattaattaaaggataaaataactaaattactctaaatcctaaactcttaaCCTAATTTCATCTCCTACATATTAAACATTACTCTAATCATTAAATCCaaacttaaatataaaattattttttttacttttaattaatgatattttgagaatttttctcattatgtaatatttttgaaataaaaatattgttgtaattcattttaatatttctgTCTTTAAACAGATAATTAGTTTGGAGATTTTCTCGCTCATGGGCATATACATTCTCGCAAACTCTTTGTTAACACCGATGGCTATACATTTCTTGTACGACCGGGCCAAGAGATTTGCATGTTATGGGAGAAGAAGCTTGAAACATAAGTCGGAACTACAATTGTTGGTGTGCATCAACAAGCCTGACAACATAACATCCATGATCAACCTTCTAAGAGCTACTGCACCATCTAAAGACTCTCCAGTGTCGTGTTGTGTTCTTCACTTACTTGAGCTTGTGGGTAAAGCTACTCCCACGTTTATCTCTCACCAGCTTCAGAAACCAAAGCCTGGAAGCAGATCTTACTCGGAAAATGTCATAAGCTCCTTCCAACTGTTTCAAGAGATTAATCAGGACTACACATCTATACACATCTTCACCTCTTTAACTTCAGCTAAAGAGATGCATGAACACATTTGTTGGTTTGCTCTTGATAAAATTTCATATCTTATTCTCCTCTCTTTTCACCGCACTTGGGGTGCTAATGGTTATGGCGTTACCTCGGACGATCAAACACTGAGACATCTTAATCGTAACGTACTGAAACGAGCACCTTGCTCGGTCGGAATCCTTGTTTATCGTAAACCATTATGGCAACCCAAATCCATAGAATCTCCATGCAGGGTACGTTACTTTGCATTCTACATTCTAAATTGCTTTTCTTAAACAGTTGAAGTTCCAGGCGTTAGGCTTATAATCTTTTCCGGATCGGGAGTTAATTTTTAGatattctaatttaaataattttttttgcaccAAAAGTGGTTTGAATCTGAGGTACAAAAGaaccaatgttttttttttgtagtattACTAAGCTACCAACACTTTGGCACTACtctacattgtttttttttgttttccataTATAATAATAACTCAACATCATTGTCACACAAACAAATGCAGGTGTGCTTGGTTTACGTGGGAGGGAACGATGACAAAGAGGCGTTAGCATTAGCAGACCACATGAGAGGCAACCAGAACGTGAGTATAACGGTGCTGACTCTGATCCCTATCTCTAAAACCGAGGAGGGCAGCGAGTCGAGCCAGAGTCAAATGGTAGACACTTGCCAGGTTGAAGAGAAGCCTGGAGATAGCTCCATCACGTACATTGTTAGAATGGTGGAGGATGGGAATAAGACTTCCGAGATTCTGCACTCAGTGGCTTATGACTATGATATGTTTTTGGTCGGAAGAAGTAGCGGGATGGGTACTGCGGTCACCAAAGGACTAGGGGACTGGATGGAGTTCGATGAACTTGGAGTCATAGGTGATTTGATAGCATCTGAAGATTTTCCTTCTAGGGCATCTGTCTTGGTCATCCAACAACAAGAGTGAGCTATAGAGTAGTGCCTTTTTCCTAAAGCTAAATTAATTAGCTTCAACCTTTGTTGAGATTGAGATTATTTACGACCAAGAAACGTAAATTGGATCTTGTAATTTATATCCATAGGACTCTCAAACGTAGATTGCTCCTTCTTGTGTTGTAATGATTATATAGAACACATGTATAGTGGGCAAGAGGTGTCCTTGGAACAGTTATATGAAATGAAACAAGATATGcattaattttatcaaaaatccctcaattttaaaataataatcaaaattttataaactatttattttaaaactattttattatttataatactaTGATACATACTACATGAACGATTATATACAACTAAAATTTTTAgttatcataaaataaaatttatttttgacagTTTTGTTTACACTATCAATTCGCGTTTTAAAAATCCACGTTTTACCGTTGTATTTGTATCatgttaaaagaaaattatgtagatttttttttcatttaatatatagaatTGTTAATAAAAAGAGTTAATAAgtcaaaatattcaaattaattttgtatatatatactcatcATCTACGTCCAAAGCAGAGGAGAAACTCTGCCGccatatttttctttcttcaagATTGCAACACGTGTCCTCTCTGTAaattcaaaaaccctaatttcaaaaaactctacctttctctctctctctctctctctctctctctctctctgatgtTAGCGATTCGATCATCGAATCACTTCCGATGCATTTCTTCTCTCTGCACTAAAACTCGATTCTCCTCCGTATTAGTCTCTCTCAATCGCCAAGTTTCCCCCTTTCCCTCCTCCTCGCGCCTCCACCACAGAGCAATGTCTTCTTCTCGCCCCTCTGCATTCGACGCTCTCATGTCCAACGCTCGCGCTTCCGCCAAGAAGAAAACGACTCCCCAAGCTTCCAATTCATCTCCCTCcccgaacaaaagaaaaatctcgAAAACCCAAGACGCCGATTCGCCAAAGGCGGAAGCTTTTTCCGATTCCCCCAAACCCAGATCAGATTCGCCGTCAATTGCGGAAGATTTGAAGAAGGGAGCGAAAACCCAAGACGCCGATTTGACAAAGGTGGAGGCTTTTTCCGATTCGGCTAAACCCAGATCGTCAATTGCGAAAAAGTCTAGGACTTTGAGTCAGACGGATAAAGTCGACGAATTGAAGAGTAGGATTGTGTTGCTGAAGAGGAAGCCTGGCGAATTCGATCCGGAGAGAGTGGCGTGTTGGGAGAAAGGGGAGAGAGTTCCGTTTCTGTTTGTGGCATTGGCGTTTGATTTGGTATCAGCTGAGAGTGGCAGGATTGTGATTACTGATATTTTGTGTAACATGTTGAGGACTGTTATTGCCACCACTCCTGATGATTTGGTCGCTACTGTTTATCTTGCGGCCAACGAGATTGCTCCTGCTCATGAAGGGGTGGAGTTGGGGATTGGTGAAGGTTCTATTATTAAGGCCATCTCTGAAGCTTTTGGTAGAACTGAGTCCCAGGTTAAGAAGCTGAATACGGTATGTTGTTAGAATCATtttcaatgttcaagaaattgtTAGGTGTTGGTTAGGCGTTTTATAGAAGATTATTGTTTAGGCGAACATCTACACCGCTAgactgatattttttttttttaaaaatcgtttAGTTTATACCCAATTTGGGGACTAGGAGCCGTCTAGaccaatttttagaacactgataATTTTGGTTGGTTGCTTTTATAATTCCAGTGAGGTTGTCTGGTAGAATGTCTTTTGAACTGAGGTGCAGGTTAAGAAGTTTTGTAATTGATTGTTAATTGTAGGAACTGGGAGACTTGGGGCTTGTAGCAAAAGGAAGCCGTTCGTCACAGACTATGATGTTCAAGCCAGAACCATTGACTGTTGTCAAGGTTTTCAATACTTTTCGACAAATTGCTAAGGTACTTAAAAGCCATTTTCTTATGGTTTATGGCTGACTTGAATGAGATTCAAGCAACTTTCTTTCGCCTGACTGAATGCATAAGAGATGAGTGGGATTATATCAGGAAAGTGGGAAAGATAGtacagagaagaagaaggatcgGATGAAGGCACTTCTCGTGGCAGCTACAGACTGTGAACCTCTTTACTTAACTCGTCTACTTCAGGTATGCAGATCAAtcatcacaattttttttctgcTCATTCCTTACTAAGCCCCTGCTGAATTTACCTTCCAGGCAAAGTTGCGGTTAGGCTTCTCAAATCAGACGGTCTTAGCTGCCTTGGGACAAGCAGCTGTTTATAATGAAGAGCACTCAAAGCCACCCCCAAAAACCAA
The nucleotide sequence above comes from Brassica napus cultivar Da-Ae chromosome A9, Da-Ae, whole genome shotgun sequence. Encoded proteins:
- the LOC106420111 gene encoding cation/H(+) antiporter 6B, translated to MDAQEETWHKGMLEAHMKREEMGKNMICDVSPHIMLNSRGAWEKLASGSEGLPFWEYPLPKLEIIILSTFISWRFFDILFKKLGVPIPRFTSMMLVGAVLSESFQPMQMSWFRHIFIPDDYMPNVAETIGTFAFTLNWFLRGVTTNVSMLKKSKTKSTAIGVTSMIIPWYIGKIVYSSREKSSILTMTRMEYSISIFTMSMAPFTCINMLLTDLKVVHTEFGQIAQSSAMVIDVLAFAMSVWANVSYSYRIGMRMGVALMIFFVFLYLVRQAMLWVVRHTPEGTPVKSIYLYIGLLLAYLSHIYWTRFLFFGPLGAFVLGLAIPDGPPLGSVFIKKFDSFNEGIFLPLFGSFTMMKLDWSFLIKEIGSGKFLHGHTYECFSFLLVLYVAKFVTSFLSAIAARMPLRDSVILSIIMGTKSSFELAYVLQAFEKEIISLEIFSLMGIYILANSLLTPMAIHFLYDRAKRFACYGRRSLKHKSELQLLVCINKPDNITSMINLLRATAPSKDSPVSCCVLHLLELVGKATPTFISHQLQKPKPGSRSYSENVISSFQLFQEINQDYTSIHIFTSLTSAKEMHEHICWFALDKISYLILLSFHRTWGANGYGVTSDDQTLRHLNRNVLKRAPCSVGILVYRKPLWQPKSIESPCRVCLVYVGGNDDKEALALADHMRGNQNVSITVLTLIPISKTEEGSESSQSQMVDTCQVEEKPGDSSITYIVRMVEDGNKTSEILHSVAYDYDMFLVGRSSGMGTAVTKGLGDWMEFDELGVIGDLIASEDFPSRASVLVIQQQE